In the Engystomops pustulosus chromosome 2, aEngPut4.maternal, whole genome shotgun sequence genome, one interval contains:
- the LOC140119341 gene encoding protein kinase C theta type-like, giving the protein MASTGHRESEKKRKREEEMRKREEKKRKREKVKRKREEDRESGLKIKRRGEIAGLLEDDGPRPGSSQDPVTSSPYPDFYVYRLTIHQVLGRGGFGKVVLASFPGRNTFMAVKVVLKTPDNTAMLMRERRILQKARECPFLCHLYAAHQSQHGAYFITEYLSGGSLQALIRMCGSLNIDNVRFYTAEIVCGLQFLHGHNIVHRDLKPGNIMLDRSGHIRIIDLGLARDGVTSSNKIRGVVGTTCFMAPEVLLDEEYDAAVDWWSLGIVVSIMSSGYSPFYYGPIRSEAVESIITEMPEIPPWLASDLKHLIKNLLRKNPEMRLGVSGNIRHHPFFDSIGWEDLEAGRAQPPFTPFRAVLKNKHLQWPGDETPTNPVAEFSYMSPSWAR; this is encoded by the exons atggcgtctacaGGACACAGAGAAAgcgagaagaagaggaagagagaagaggagatgaggaagagagaagagaagaagaggaagagagaaaaggtgaagaggaagagagaagaggacagaGAGAGCGGATTGAAGataaagaggagaggagagattgCCGGATTATTAGAGGATGACGGGCCAAGACCGGGCAGCAGCCAGGACCCTGTAACATCAAGCCCCTACCCCGACTTCTATGTCTACCGCCTCACCATCCATCAGGTGCTGGGTAGGGGCGGCTTTGGGAAA GTGGTCCTGGCGTCATTCCCTGGCCGAAACACCTTCATGGCCGTGAAAGTTGTCCTCAAAACACCGGACAATACAGCAATGTTGATGAGAGAGCGACGGATACTCCAAAAAGCCCGCGAGTGCCCATTCCTATGCCATCTGTATGCCGCACATCAGTCTCAGCACGGGGCGTATTTCATCACGGAGTATCTGTCCGGCGGCAGCCTGCAGGCGTTAATCAGAATGTGCGGCAGCTTGAACATCGATAATGTGAGATTCTACACAGCAGAGATAGTATGTGGCCTCCAATTCCTCCATGGACACAACATCGTCCACAGAGATCTAAAGCCAGGAAACATCATGCTGGATAGAAGTGGGCACATCCGCATCATCGACCTGGGCCTTGCCCGCGATGGTGTCACCTCCTCCAATAAGATCCGTGGAGTGGTGGGCACAACCTGTTTTATGGCCCCAGAGGTGCTGCTGGATGAGGAATATGACGCAGCAGTTGACTGGTGGAGCCTGGGGATTGTTGTGTCCATAATGTCATCCGGATACTCCCCATTTTACTATGGGCCCATCAGGAGTGAGGCGGTTGAGTCCATCATCACCGAAATGCCAGAAATACCACCCTGGCTGGCCTCCGATTTAAAACATCTGATTAAAAACCTGCTGCGGAAAAATCCTGAGATGCGGCTGGGTGTGTCCGGTAACATCAGACACCATCCCTTCTTTGACAGCATTGGCTGGGAGGATCTTGAGGCCGGGAGAGCACAGCCCCCATTTACACCATTCAGGGCCGTTCTGAAGAACAAACACCTGCAGTGGCCGGGAGATGAAACACCTACTAACCCCGTGGCCGAATTCTCCTACATGTCACCTAGCTGGGCCCGGTAA